Part of the Candidatus Margulisiibacteriota bacterium genome, TCCCGGAATGCTGATGGCCGCGGCCCGCTTGAACGTTCCGACGATCATCGTCACCGCCGGGCCGATGCTGGCCGGTTGTTATAAAATGACCCGGCTCGACCTGGTCCACGACACGTTTGAGGCGGAAGCGGCTTACAAACAGGGGAAGATCAGTAAAAAAGAACTCGATAATCTCGTGCTGAACGCCTGCCCGGGGGCCGGCTCCTGCTCCGGCATGTTCACCGCCAACACCATGGCCTGCGCGACCGAAGCGATGGGCATGTCACTCCCCTACTGCGGCACTTCGCTCGCCGTCTCCTCCAAGAAAAAGATGATCGCTTACGAAAGCGGCAAGAAGGTCGTCTGGCTGGTCAAGAAAAACATCACGCCAAGAAAGATCATGAACCTGAAAGCTTTTATGAATGCCATCCGGCTCGACATGGCGCTCGGCGGCTCGACCAACGCGGTCCTCCATTTGACCGCTATCGCCCATGAAGCGGGGATCGCTCTGCCGCTCGACCTGTTCGACCAGATCAGCCGGGCGACGCCGCATATTGCCAGCATCCGGCCCGGCGGCAACCACTTTATGGAAGATCTGGAGAACGCCGGCGGGGTGCCGGGAGCGCTCCACACGCTCGGCAAGTTGATCGTCAACAATCCGACCGTTTCCGGTTTGACGATCAAGCAGATCGCCGCCGCCGGCGAGGTCTTTGACCGCGAAATAATCCGCCCCCTCTCGAACCCCTACCACAAACAGGGGAGCTTGGCCATCCTGACGGGGAATCTCGCGCCACAAGGCGGGGTCGTCAAACAGACCGCTGTCTCTGCCAAAATGATGAAACATAGCGGCCCGGCCAAGGTCTTTGACTCCGAAGATGCCGCCCAAAAAGCGATCCTCGCCGGCAAGGTTAAACATGGTGACGTGGTAGTCATCAGATACGAAGGGCCAAAAGGCGGCCCGGGGATGCGGGAGATGCTCTACCCGACTTCGACCATCGCCGGGATGGGATTGGCGGAATCGGTCGCGCTGATAACTGACGGGAGATTCTCCGGCGGCACCCGCGGACCATGCATCGGTCACGTCTCGCCCGAAGCAGCCGAAGGCGGTCCGATCGCGATAATTAAAAATGGGGATATCATCGACATCGATATCCCGAACAGGAAACTGCATGTCCGGTTGAGTACGAGCGAGATCGAAGCGCGGTTGGCTCACTGGAAAGCGCCCAAACCGAGATTCACTACCGGCTGGCTGGCGCGGTACCAGCAAATGGTCACTTCGGCCAGCACGGGCGCGGTTTTGAAATCTGGCCTATAATCTGTTAAAATTTATATAATATGCAATTGACTGGCGCGCAAGCATTGCTTGAATCGTTAAAAAATGAAGGGGTCGATATTATTTTCGGCTACCCCGGCGGGGTGGTCCTTCCCCTTTATGACGCTATGTATTCCTTCAAGGATATTAAGCATATCCTGGTCCGCCACGAACAAGGGGCCGCCCACGCGGCCGACGGTTACGCCCGGGCAACCGGCAAAGTCGGCGTTTGCCTGGCGACTTCAGGTCCCGGGGCGACGAATTTAGTCACCGGCATCGCCAACGCCCACATGGATTCGATCCCGATGGTGGCGATCACCGGCCAGGTAGCGACCTCGCTCCTCGGCCGCGATTCCTTCCAGGAAGCCGACGTGACCGGTATCACCATGCCGATCTCCAAGCATAACTACCTGATCAAAAAGACCGAAGACCTGCCGCGGATCATTAAAGAAGCGTTCCATATCGCCCGGAGCGGCCGGCCGGGCCCGGTCGTGGTCGATATTCCAAAAGACGTTTTTGTCAATAAGATCGATTATAAATATCCGGATAAGGTCGATATTCCGAGCTACAAGCCGCGGACCGAGGGCCATCCGAAACAGATCGCCCTGGCGGTCAAGGCGATCCAGGCGGCCAGACAGCCGATCATTTACGCCGGCGGCGGCGTGATCGCGGCGGACGCGGCCAAAGAGTTGAAAGAATTAGCCGAAAAGTGCAATCTGCCGGTGACTACTACCCTGATGGGCCTCGGCGGCTTTCCGGAAACGCATGAACTCTCCATGGGGATGCTCGGGATGCACGGCACCGCTTACGCCAATTACGCCGTGACCGAATGTGATCTTTTAATCGGCATCGGCGCCCGCTTTGACGACCGGGTGACCGGCCACATCGAGAAATTCGCTCCTAAAGCCCGGATCATCCACATCGACATCGATCCGGCCGAGATCGGCAAGAATGTCCGGGTCGACATCCCGATCGTCGGCGACGTCAAGCGGGTCCTGCGCGCCCTGCTCGACAAAGTCGGGCCGAAGGAAAAGCACGCGCCGTGGGTCGAGACGATCGCCGAGTGGAAAAAGAAATATCCCCTCGCCTACAAGATGGACGACGTGATCAAGCCGCAGTATGTGATCGAACAGACCCACGAACTGACCAGGGACCGCGACACGATCATCGTGACCGAGGTCGGCCAGCACCAGATGTGGGCGGCCATGTTCTATAAGTACACCAAGCCGCGGAGTTGGATCTCGTCCGGCGGGCTCGGGACGATGGGTTTTGGCCTCCCCGCCGCCAACGGCGCCCAGTTCGGCCGCCCCGACGCCCTGGTCATCGACTTTGCCGGCGACGGTTCGATCCAGATGAATATCCAGGAGCTGACGACTGCGGTCAACAACCGGCTGCCGATCAAAATATTCGTGCTCAACAACAGCTTCCTTGGCATGGTGCGGCAATGGCAGGAGCTGATCTATGACCGGCACTATTCGCACACCAATCTCTGCAACAATCCGGACCTGGTCAAGATCGCGGAAGCCTACGGCGCGGTCGGGATGAGAGTGACCAAACCGTCCGAAGTCCGCGGGGCGATCGAAAAGGCCTTGGCCATCAACGACCGCCCTGTCCTGGTCGACTTTGTGGTCGCCAAAGAAGAGAACGTCTTCCCGTTCGTGCCGCCAGGCCAGGCGATCAACGAAATGATCATTGACTAATATGAAACACACAATTAGCGTCATAGTAGAAAATAAGCCGGGGGTCCTCTCGCGGGTCAGCGGGCTGTTCAGCCGGCGGGGTTTTAACATTGAATCCCTGGCCGTCGGGATGACGGAAGTTCCGACGATGTCGCGGATGACAATCGTTGTCGAAGGGGACGAAAAAGACCTGGAGCAGATCACCAAGCAGCTTTATAAGTTGATCGACACCTTGAAGGTGTTCGATCTGCCAGCGGATAAGTCGATCCAGAGTGAGTTGGTGCTGGCTAAAGTCGCCGCGAACGAAAAAACGCGGCCGGAGATCACCCAGATCTGCGAAATTTTCCGGGCCAAGATAGTCGATGTGGCGGAAACGTCGCTGACGCTCGAGTTGACCGGCGAAGAGAGCAAGGTGGAAGGGGCGATCAAGCTCCTCTCAAAATTCGGCATCAAGGAACTGGTCAGGACCGGCAAGATCGCGCTCCAACGCGGCAGCGCCGAGTAGTCGAGTTAGATTAATTCTCCGTTCATCATTACCATTCTTGAAGAACCATCTGCATTTATAAAAGTGATGGTCGGATGCCACATCAAGCAGTCGCGATGGGTCCCTGATGTATTGGCACCTCCGAACTTTTTATTTCCTCCAGCTGCCTTGTGGGCGGTTCCCTTTATTTTTTCGTCAAACAGCATTTCACCGGTTTGAGGGAAATCAGCGACGCCGATCCCCAATTCTCCGATCACGGCGGCCTGCGGGTCGTCTTCCTTAAAGAAGGCATTTCGCAATCTTAACAGGAATTCGTCCGCCGATCGTGACGAGGATAAATAATCTATGCTGGAGATGCGGCCTCTAGAATAACCAAAGCGGATAGGGAATGCCGGGATGCCAAAGTCTCCGATCGTTCCATCTACTATGGCTACTCCTTCCGCGGAATCTTCAAGCGGAGCCCAATAGGCTTCACCCGGAGGCCAATTCCCAAAATCTCCGGGTTTATCGATCGTCAGTTCGCAATGAAGCGGCCGGTTGCCAATGCCCAGGAGCAGAGAGGTTCCAAGCTGGGTCGTGATCCTGGCTTCTCGCGCGCCGGCAAACGCGTCGCTTATTTTTTTCATTCTTTCCGCCATGATACCGTAATCCACATCCCACAGAAGCGCTTCTTCAGTTATTCCCGGCGAATGCATTACGCGGCTTTGTTTTCCTATTGAAACTAGACTGTCTGGGACATCCGGGCAAAGTTCTTTTGATCCAATTTGATGGCCAAGCAGCTGGACCCTGAACGGTGTTTCCGGTTTCCCTTCGCTGGTCACTCCTCCGGTAAACGCATTGACGAACACATAAGGCCCGCCTTCCGACACGCTGGCTAAAAGCCTTTCAATCCCTCCGTTTTCAAACCGTCTTTCTCCTATATTATGAGCTCTGACACTATTGCCCAATTCTCCCGCCGCCGCCACAAAAGCGCTTCCAACGCCAGCCCTGGGAATATCATGGACAACAAAAACTTGTTCACCTTTTTGTATTTTTAAAGTATGCTGTAATATCCCTCTCGCACTCGCGGTCAATCGGCTCATTGTGCCAACGCTCATAATCTTTCCTCCATTTTAAATTTAATTCAGGCTCCAACCTTATTAGTATCAGCCGGCAGCCCCATCTCCCCGCTTAAAAGCTTTTTTTGCAGATCTACGATCTTCCATTCGATAAATTCGTGAAGATCGTGCGGTTTAACCTTTGGGAACACCTGTTCCAGTATTTCCAGAGGTACTTTTATCCCAAGTTCGTCTTTTAAACGTTTAACCGCCGTCCGATCCAGCACCGCCGAGGTTCCCAGTTCGCTTTCTTTCTGGCCCATGCTCCAGTTATCTTCATAAAGCTTGGCGGCAACCCCCTGCTTTAGGCCGATCCCCTTCAGTTTATCGAGTTCGATCACTACCCGGGCAACATTCGGGCGCACTCTTATTGATAATCCCCTCTCAATGAGCCTGTCTGTCCTTACTGGCGGAAATCTCTTAACTCCTTCCATGTTTATTTTCCTCCTGTTTAATCGGCCTTGGCACTTTTGCTTCCAGTTTTTTATCGTGCTACAATATTCTCGTAGATTGGTCTGGAAAATTTCACTTAGATTGAAAATTGAGGAGGGCAATTAAAATGGCAAAAGTTTATTACGACAAGGACGCGGATCTCGGGTTATTGAAGGATAAGACGGTGGCGATCATCGGTTACGGGAACCAGGGAACGGCCCAGTCACAAAATTTACGGGATAGCGGCGTCAAAGTCATTATTGCCGAAGTCGAAGGGACGCCGAATTGGAAAGCGGCCCAGGAAGCCGGTTTTGAGGTCATGGACGCCAAATCGGCCGCCAAGGCGGGCGACATCATCCAGGTCCTGATCCCGGATGAGGTCCAGGGGGGAGTTTACAAGGAAGCGCTCAAGAAAGCGCTGAAAAAAGGGAAGACCTTGATGTTCTCCCACGGTTTTAATATCCACTTCCGGGCGATCAAGCCCCCCAAGGATGTCGATGTCATCATGGTCGCCCCCAAAGGTCCCGGCGCCATGGTCCGCAACACCTACGTTGACGGCGCCGGCGTCCCCTGCCTCATCGCCGTTTACCAGGACGCTTCCGGTAAAGCGAAAGAAACCGCCCTCGCCTACGCGAAAGGGATCGGCGGCACCCGTGCCGGCGTTTTCGAAACGACCTTCAAAGAAGAGGTCGAGACCGACCTCTTCGGCGAACAGACCGTCCTCTGCGGCGGCTGCACCGCGCTGATCAAAGCCGGGTTCGAGACGCTGGTCGAAGCCGGTTATCAGCCGGAAATGGCCTACTTTGAATGCTGCCACGAGCTGAAACTGATCGTCGACCTGATCTACAAGCAGGGGCTGCTCGGCATGCGCAAAGCGGTCAGCAACACCGCCGAATACGGCGATCTGACCGTCGGGCCCAAGATCATCGACGAGAAGGTCAAGAAGCGGATGAAGAAAGCGCTCGACCGGATCCAGAACGGCGCCTTCGCCCGCGAGTTCATCAAGGAGAACAAGGAAGGGTGCAAAAACTTTAACGCCCTGCGCGAAAAAGACAAGAACCACCAGATCGAGAAGGTCGGCGGCGAGCTCCGCGGCATGATGCACTGGCTTAAGAAATGACGAATGACTAATGACGAATGACTAATTTATGAATAACACACGTTGGGCCGTAGCCATATTATTGATCGGGGCGCTGCTGGTTGGATCGGCGGCGGAAGGGAAAAAGAAAATGAATAAACAGTATGCTGTCCTGGAAACATCACTGGGGAAGATAGTTTGCGAGCTGTTGCCGAAAGAAGCCCCGGCTACCGTCAAGAACTTTATCGGACTGGCCAAAGGGGAACGCGGTTGGCTCGACCCAAAGACCCAGGAGATAGAGAAAAAGCCGTTGTACAACGGGACGATTTTCCACCGGGTCATTCCCGATTTCATGGTCCAGGGAGGAGACCCGCTCGGCAACGGAACGGGCGGACCGGGCTATAAGTTTGACGACGAGGCACCGCAAACCACCACTTTCGACAAGCCGGGCCGGCTGGCCATGGCCAACTCCGGACCGAACACCAACGGGAGCCAGTTTTTCATCACCATCGCCCCGACCCCCTGGCTCGACGGCAAGCACACCATTTTCGGCCTGGTGGTCAAAGGACAGGATATCGCGGATAAGATCGCCACTGCCCCGCGTGACGAACGCGACCGGCCAAAGACGGAGATCGTTCTAAAGAAGGTCACTATCCTGGATAAGCTCCCTTGATCGCCCAGCTGATCGACCTGATCGTCGTCTTCGTCACCGGAACGATCTCGGCGGTCGGTTATCTCGGCGTCCTGGTCCTGATGACGCTCGAGTCGGCCTGCATCCCGATCCCCTCGGAGATCATCATGCCCTTCTCCGGTTTTCTCGCTTCGACCGGCAAACTTTCTATTTGGGGGATAACCCTGGCCGGAGCGTTCGGCAACCTGATCGGCGCCGTGATCACTTACGCCATCGGCTACTACGGTGGCCGGCCGTTCGTCCTCAAATACGGCAAGTATTTCTTTATCCGGGAACACGAGCTGCATAAAGCGGAAAAGTTTTTCGCCAAGTATGGCGATTTCTCCGTTTTCCTCTCGCGCAACCTGCCGGTCATCCGGACCTTTATCTCCCTGCCGGCCGGCGTGGCCGAGATGCCATTCATCAAGTTTTCCGTCTACTCTTTCCTCGGGTCAATTCCCTGGTGCTTTGCCTTGACCTATCTCGGCTTTTTGCTGGGCAGCAACTGGCTGGTCATTCGCCAGTACGGGCATTACCTCGACATCCTGGCCGGGATCGCGATCGCCAGCCTGGTGGCAAAAATAGTTTGGGACTATTACCATAACGGGGAAGAAAAATGAAAAAAGCGCTCGCTATCCTGGGTTCCACCGGCTCGATCGGCAAGCAGGCCCTTGAGGTCGTCTCGATCTTCCCCAGTTCGCTGAAAGTCTCCGCCCTCGCCGCCAAGGATGAGGTCGACCTGATCGTCGAACAGATCAAGAAGTTCCAACCGCGGATCGTCTCCGTCCAGAACGAAGAAGTCAAAGCCAAAGTCGAAGCCAAGCTCGCAGGCGTAAAAGTCGAGCTCTATACTGGGACCGAGGGTTTGCAGAAAGTCGCCACCTGCGCCGAAGCGAAGATGGTCCTCGTCGCTATCCCCGGCTCGCTCGCTTTGACCGCCGTACTCGAAGCGGTAAAACTCAAGAAAGATATCGCCCTGGCCACCAAAGAAGTCCTGGTTGCCGCCGGTGAGACATTCATGAACGAAGTTAAAGCGGCCGGCATTAAAGTCTTCCCAATCGATTCCGAACATTCGGCGATCGCCCAATGCCTCCGCGGCGAGGACAAAAAGACGGTCAAGAAATTGATCCTGACCGCTTCGGGTGGGCCGTTCCTGAAAACCCCGGCCGAGAAGTTCGCCCAGCTGACCGCCAAGGAGGCGCTCCAGCACCCAACCTGGAAGATGGGGCCAAAGATTACGATCGATTCGGCAACCTTGATGAACAAAGGTTTCGAAGTGATCGAAGCGCATTATCTCTTTGGCCTTGATTACACCCAGATCGAGGTCGTCATCCACCCCGAGAGCATCATCCACTCGCTGGTCGAGTTTAGCGACGGCTCGGTCAAGGCCCAGCTTGGCGCCCCCGACATGCGGATCCCGATCCAATACGCTTTATTAGAGGAGACTCGCCAGGCAAACCACTGGGGCCGCCTCGACCTGACCAAGAGCAACCACCTGACCTTCGCCAAACCGGATAAAGTGAAGTTCCCCTGCCTTGAATACGCCTATGAAGCCGGAAAAAAAGGGGGAACCCTCCCCGCCGTCCTCAACGCAGCAAACGAAGAAGCGGTCAGCCAGTTCCTGAAGGGTAAATTCACCTTCGACCAGATCCCGGTCAAAATCAAACAGGTGATGGATGGACACCAAAACAAAGAAAAACCTTCCCTCGAAGATCTGCTTGAAGCCGATAAAATTGCCCGCTCCCAGCTGCTGTGATATACTTGTTTTCATGACGAAAGAGATCGATCTGGAAGTGCTCCGCCACTCCACCTCCCACGTGATGGCCCATGCCGTCCAGGAGATCTTTCCGAGCGTTAAGCTGGGGATCGGCCCGGCTATCGAAAACGGCTTTTATTACGATTTTGACCTCCCGACCCAGATCACCCCGGAAGACCTGACCAAGATCGAAGCCAAGATGCGGGAGATCATCAAGAAAGAGCATAAATTTGAACGGCAGGAGATGGACAGGGCCAAGGCGATCGAGCTGTTCGAGGCGCGGGGCGAGAAGTACAAAGTCGACCTCCTCAACGAGATCCCCGATAACAAGGTCACCTTGTATAAGAGCGGCGATTTCCTCGACCTCTGCCGCGGCCCGCATATTGAACATACGGGACATATTAAAGCGTTTAAATTGCTCTCAATCGCCGGCGCTTACTGGCACGGGATCGAGACCAATCCGATGATGCAGCGGATCTACGGGACCGTCTTCCCGACGCAAAAAGAGCTTGATGATTATCTGAAGCAGATCGAAGAAGCCAAAAAGCGCGACCATCGCAAGCTCGGCCGGGAGCTAGACCTCTTCTCGATCCATGAGGAAGCGGGCGCCGGTCTTGTCTACTGGCACCCCAAAGGGACGGTCCTGCGCGGTTTGATCGAGGATTTCCTGAAAAAGGAAAATAAAAAGCGTGGCTACGAGTTCGTCACTATTCCGCACATTGGCAAAATCGACCTTTGGAACACTTCGGGCCATACGAACTACTATCGAGAAAACATGTACTTCATGCAGATCGACGAGCAGGATTACGTCCTCAAGCCGATGAACTGCCCGGGCCATATTTTGATCTTCAAACGCAAAACCCGCAGTTACCGCGACCTGCCGATCCGCTATTTTGAGCTCGGCACGGTCTACCGCTACGAGAAATCGGGGGTTCTGCATGGCCTCCTCCGGGTCCGCGGCTTTACCCAGGACGACGCCCACATTTTCTGCCGCGAAGACCAGTTGGAGGAGGAGATACTCTCTATCCTCGATTTCATCAACTATGTCATGAAGGTCTTTGGCTTTGCCTTCAGCGTCAACCTCTCGACCCGGCCGGAAAGCTTTGCCGGGACCAAGGAGAGCTGGGAGCGGGCGACCGCCATCCTCGAAAAATCGCTCCAGGACCAGGGGATCCCGTTTGAGATCGACCCGGGCGCCGGCACTTTCTACGGCCCGAAGATCGACGTCAAATTAAAAGATTCGCTCGGCCGCGAATGGCAGGGGCCGACCGTCCAGGTCGATTTTAACCTGCCGCAGCGCTTCAACCTGGCCTATGTCGGGGACGATGGGAAAGAACATACCCCGGTCATGATCCATCGGGCGATCCTGGGAAGCCTGGAACGCTTTATCGGCGCCTTGATCGAACATTACGCCGGCGCCTTCCCCACCTGGCTCGCCCCGACCCAGGCGCTGATCCTGCCGATCGCCGACCGCCATATCCCCTACGCGGAAAAGGTCAGGGACTCCCTTCTGGCGGCCGATGTCCGGGTAGAGGTTGATTCCCGCCGCGAAACCATCGGCGCCAAGATCCGCGACGCCCAGATGCAAAAGGTCCCCTACATGCTGGTCGTCGGCGACAAGGAAGCGGAAGCCGGGACCGTCTCGATCCGCCTTAGGAACGCCGCGACCTCGGCCACCAAGAGCCTCAGCGATTTTCTCTTTGACCTGAAGAGAGAAATAAGCTATAATAGTGGTGAGAATGACGGGAGTTAGTTCGTATTAGGGATTATCTAATAAACGAGCGGATCTGGGCAAAAGAGGTCCGGCTCATCGCCAATGACGGCAAGCAGCTGGGCGTGGTAGCGACCACTGAAGCGCTCCGGCTGGCCCGCGAACAAGGGATCGACCTGGTCCTGATCGCGCCGGCCTCCAAGCCGCCCGTCGCGCGTCTGGCCGATTACGGCCGGCTCCGCTACGAGCTCTCCAAAAAGGAGAAAGAATCGCGCAAGGCGTCAAAGACCGGGACCATCAAGGAAGTTAAACTTTCCTCCAAGATCGCCCAGCACGATTTTGATGTCCGCGTCAATAAAGCCAAAGAGCTGCTGGAAAAAGGGTTCAAGGTTAAGATCAATATCATGTTCCGCGGTCGGGAGATGGCCCATACCGACCTGGGTCGCAAGGTATTGGACCGCCTGGTCGAGGCGGTAGCTTCGGTCGGCAAGGCCGAGGCCCCTCCTAAGATGGAAGGTCGCAACCTTAATCTGATGCTCGGACCAAAGAAGTAAAAATATGCCAAAAATAAAAACCAGAAAAGCCGCCGCCAAACGTTTCGTCATTAAAAAATCGGGCAAGATCATGCGCCGGCATGCCGGCCGGCGCCACCTGCTGGAGTGCAAATCGGCTACCCAGCGCCGCCGCCTGAAGAAAAACGCCGTCCTATCACCAGCGGACGTTCGCCGCGTCCACGATATGCTACCGGGAGGATAACATGGTCAGAGTAAAAAGAGGATTCACCGCCCGCCGCCGCAAAAAGAAGCTTTTTGCCAAGACGAAAGGCTTCCGGATCACCCTCCGGACACAGCTGCGGCGCGCCAAACAGGCGGTCATTAAGGCCGGTGTCCACGCCACCCGCCATCGCCGCGACAAGAAAGGGACGATGCGCCGCCTCTGGACCACCCGGATCAACGCCGGCGCCCGCGCCCTGGGGATCAAATACAGCCTGCTGATCAACGCGCTGAAAAAGGCCGCCATCAAGCTGGACCGCAAGAGCCTGGCCGATCTCGCGCTTAACCATCCGGCCGATTTCGCGAAGATCGTCGCTCACGTCACGAAATCATGATCGAGATGCAGCTCGGTGGGCTCGGTTTTGACCCCCGCAATCTCTCCCCGCTGGTCCTCCTCCGCGACCAGGAAGAGCTGAATTTCCTCCCCATCTGGATCGGGGTATTTGAAGCCGCGGCCATCGCCATGGAACTGCAAGGGGTCCAGCCCCCCCGCCCCATGACCCATGACCTGCTAAAAGATGCCATCGAAAAGCTCGGTGGCAAGACCAAGCGGGTCCTGATCAACGACATGAAGGAAGGGACCTTTTTCGCCGCGGTCGAGGTCGAGACTAAAGAAGGAAAACTGCTGACCCTGGACGCCCGCCCGTCGGATGCCATCGCCCTGGCCGTCCGCAGTCAGGCGCCGATCATGGTCGCCGAAGGGGTCATGATGCAGGCCAAGCTGGTCAATTCGGAAAAAGATGCCGAGGAAACAAAGAAGTTCAAAGATTTTATCGCGGACCTCCGCCCCGAAGACTTCACCAAGTATTACAAGAAAGATTAACTTCTCGAGATCAGGAGCACCCCGACGACGATCGTCACGATCCCGGCCCAGCGGATCAAGCTGACCTGCTCTTTAAAGAAGATCAGTGAGAGGATCGCCACCAGGACGTAACCCAAACTGACCATCGGGTAGACCAGGCTTAGCGGCAGCCGCGACAGGACGACCAGCCAGAAAAGCGAAGAGAGGCCAAAACAGGCAAAACCGAAAAAGACCCACGGATTGAGGATCATCGGGACGATCTTAAAAAGAAGCTGGCTGGCCGGGAATGTCCCGAACGCCATCATTCCCTTCTTCATCAGCATCTGGCCGGCGATCGCCAGCAGGACCGAGACGATCATGATCAGATAATTCATCATTATGGTAACTCCTTCTTTAATATGACTACGGCTCGAGCGCTCCGGCCGACCGCGTAAACAACTTTGAGATCTTTTTCCCGCACGACCTTGAATGAACCTTCCCCTAAAGACTGGCCATAACCAACCGCCGAGTTTTTCAACCAATTGT contains:
- the rpmI gene encoding 50S ribosomal protein L35, encoding MPKIKTRKAAAKRFVIKKSGKIMRRHAGRRHLLECKSATQRRRLKKNAVLSPADVRRVHDMLPGG
- the rplT gene encoding 50S ribosomal protein L20, coding for MVRVKRGFTARRRKKKLFAKTKGFRITLRTQLRRAKQAVIKAGVHATRHRRDKKGTMRRLWTTRINAGARALGIKYSLLINALKKAAIKLDRKSLADLALNHPADFAKIVAHVTKS
- a CDS encoding bifunctional nuclease family protein — translated: MIEMQLGGLGFDPRNLSPLVLLRDQEELNFLPIWIGVFEAAAIAMELQGVQPPRPMTHDLLKDAIEKLGGKTKRVLINDMKEGTFFAAVEVETKEGKLLTLDARPSDAIALAVRSQAPIMVAEGVMMQAKLVNSEKDAEETKKFKDFIADLRPEDFTKYYKKD
- a CDS encoding EamA family transporter — its product is MMNYLIMIVSVLLAIAGQMLMKKGMMAFGTFPASQLLFKIVPMILNPWVFFGFACFGLSSLFWLVVLSRLPLSLVYPMVSLGYVLVAILSLIFFKEQVSLIRWAGIVTIVVGVLLISRS